Proteins from a genomic interval of Clostridium scatologenes:
- a CDS encoding methyl-accepting chemotaxis protein: MEKTLESFLEIMPVLKDVLQEDLAVAVADMNSFLYYRAGDTIDVKIKVGQKLTPDEPLYRTIQNGKIYSEIVPKEVFGVTFKSVSYPVKNSQGKVIGGVAVGKSLVKQSKVEEVSENIFSSLQQTNSSIKEVASNSQNLSLSMNSIVKSTKSTEQNIKDTDGILNLIASISSQSNLLALNAAIEAARAGEAGRGFSVVADEMRKLSQMSGQSANKVSQILLEMRKSIDEVIKEINNTGSIAESQASATEEIVAELKEITSNFEVLTNTAKIL; encoded by the coding sequence GTGGAAAAAACACTTGAATCATTTTTAGAAATTATGCCAGTATTAAAAGATGTGTTACAGGAGGATTTGGCAGTAGCTGTAGCAGATATGAATAGTTTTCTATATTATCGTGCTGGTGATACTATTGATGTGAAGATTAAAGTTGGACAAAAGTTAACTCCTGATGAACCACTATATAGAACAATTCAAAATGGTAAAATATACAGTGAAATAGTTCCAAAGGAAGTATTTGGTGTAACTTTCAAATCTGTTTCATATCCAGTCAAAAATTCACAAGGAAAAGTTATTGGCGGTGTTGCCGTAGGAAAAAGTTTAGTTAAACAATCCAAAGTAGAAGAAGTATCTGAAAATATATTTAGTTCATTACAACAAACAAATTCAAGTATTAAAGAAGTTGCGTCTAATTCACAAAACTTATCATTATCAATGAATAGTATTGTAAAATCTACTAAATCAACGGAACAAAATATAAAAGACACAGATGGAATCTTAAATCTTATTGCAAGTATTTCTTCTCAATCTAATCTATTAGCTTTAAACGCAGCTATTGAAGCAGCAAGAGCAGGTGAAGCAGGAAGAGGATTTTCAGTTGTTGCGGATGAAATGCGAAAGCTCTCACAAATGAGCGGCCAATCAGCAAATAAAGTATCACAAATACTTCTTGAAATGAGAAAATCCATAGATGAAGTTATTAAAGAAATTAATAATACAGGGAGTATTGCAGAATCGCAAGCTTCAGCCACTGAAGAAATAGTTGCTGAATTAAAAGAGATTACTTCAAACTTTGAAGTACTGACGAATACGGCGAAAATCCTGTAA
- a CDS encoding flavodoxin family protein, giving the protein MKTLIFNGSPRKNGDTITLINEFVKYIEGEYKIVHAYYCKIQPCIDCRYCWKNEGCRINDEMQGVYKYIQECDNILIASPLYFSQLTGQLLAITSRLQTYCCAKYFRKVKPIKKEKKGGVIIVGGGDGTIKNAYTTACTILHHMNSNDIAPVVYTHDTNNIPAKDDAKAMESSRKLALFFNNKA; this is encoded by the coding sequence ATGAAAACGCTTATTTTTAATGGTTCACCTAGGAAAAATGGAGATACGATTACTTTAATAAATGAATTTGTTAAGTATATAGAAGGTGAATATAAAATTGTCCATGCATATTACTGTAAGATTCAACCTTGTATTGACTGTAGATATTGTTGGAAAAATGAAGGATGTCGCATAAACGATGAAATGCAGGGTGTTTATAAATATATCCAAGAATGTGACAATATATTAATAGCATCACCTTTATATTTTTCTCAATTAACAGGGCAATTGTTGGCAATTACAAGTAGGCTGCAAACATATTGCTGTGCAAAATATTTTAGAAAGGTGAAACCTATTAAAAAAGAAAAAAAGGGTGGAGTAATAATTGTTGGTGGTGGAGATGGAACTATTAAAAATGCTTACACTACGGCATGTACAATTTTACATCACATGAATTCAAATGATATTGCGCCAGTTGTTTATACCCATGATACAAATAACATTCCTGCAAAAGATGATGCAAAGGCAATGGAAAGTTCGAGAAAATTGGCATTGTTTTTTAATAATAAGGCGTAA
- a CDS encoding alpha/beta fold hydrolase encodes MSYFNFDNKRVYYTEFGNGTPLLLLHGNTASSNMFAEIAEKYKKNFKVILIDFLGHGKSDRLDKFPADLWFYEAKQTIALLREKQYSKVNIIGSSGGALVAINVALEASELVNKVIADSFEGEKPLKAFTENIEVDRENSKQNENAKAFYLYMHGLDWEQVVDNDTSAIIRHEKEIGKFFHKDLQSFKSDILLTGSKEDEFIGTISPNYFEKVYGELVSKIGHGKINLFETGGHPAMLTNQDSFYQLSMEFFGQ; translated from the coding sequence ATGAGCTATTTTAATTTTGATAACAAACGAGTTTATTATACTGAATTTGGCAACGGAACACCATTATTATTACTTCATGGGAATACTGCTTCTTCGAATATGTTTGCCGAAATTGCAGAAAAATACAAAAAGAATTTTAAAGTAATCTTGATTGATTTTTTAGGACATGGAAAATCAGACAGGCTTGATAAATTTCCTGCTGACTTGTGGTTTTATGAAGCTAAACAGACAATTGCCTTATTAAGAGAAAAGCAATATTCAAAGGTGAACATTATCGGTAGTAGTGGTGGTGCTTTAGTTGCTATCAATGTTGCATTGGAGGCATCTGAACTTGTTAACAAAGTAATTGCAGATAGCTTCGAGGGAGAAAAACCTCTTAAAGCATTTACAGAGAATATTGAGGTAGATAGGGAAAACTCCAAGCAGAATGAAAATGCAAAAGCATTCTATTTGTATATGCATGGTTTAGATTGGGAGCAAGTCGTTGATAATGATACAAGTGCTATTATCAGGCACGAAAAGGAAATTGGTAAGTTTTTTCATAAAGACCTCCAATCTTTTAAATCTGATATTCTTTTAACAGGTAGTAAGGAAGATGAATTTATAGGTACAATATCTCCCAATTATTTTGAAAAAGTGTATGGAGAACTTGTTTCCAAAATTGGGCATGGCAAAATTAATTTATTTGAAACTGGTGGACATCCTGCTATGCTTACAAATCAAGATAGTTTTTATCAGTTAAGTATGGAATTTTTCGGTCAATAA
- a CDS encoding ABC transporter ATP-binding protein: MITYKNISFQYSKNNVVINNLNLHVKERDIHGILGHNGAGKTTLFRLTLGLLKPQKGKILLGNNDISYMPTDNGLYENLTAFQNIEFRAKIFKVSQDVFNTEANLLLKQLHIFKRSNELVLKWSTGMKKRLALACALIANPKILILDEPTNGIDPESLNIVVNMLKKINQNGVTILLSSQDLNFISKACNYISIIQSGNLVYENSINVNTNIEDIYLKYTNSNVEE, translated from the coding sequence ATGATAACTTACAAAAACATTAGTTTCCAATATTCTAAAAACAATGTTGTAATAAATAATTTAAACTTACATGTAAAAGAAAGAGATATACATGGAATATTGGGGCATAATGGTGCTGGTAAAACAACATTATTTAGACTAACATTAGGATTATTAAAACCTCAGAAAGGAAAAATTTTATTAGGCAATAATGACATATCCTATATGCCTACAGATAATGGATTATATGAAAATTTAACTGCATTTCAAAACATTGAATTTAGAGCGAAAATCTTTAAGGTATCTCAAGACGTATTTAATACTGAGGCAAATTTACTTTTGAAACAATTACATATTTTTAAAAGATCTAATGAATTAGTTTTAAAATGGTCAACTGGTATGAAAAAAAGATTAGCATTGGCATGTGCATTAATAGCTAATCCTAAAATATTGATATTAGATGAACCTACAAATGGAATAGACCCTGAAAGTTTAAATATTGTAGTAAATATGTTGAAAAAAATTAATCAAAATGGAGTTACCATATTATTAAGTAGTCAAGATTTAAATTTTATTTCAAAGGCATGTAATTATATATCCATTATTCAAAGTGGAAATTTAGTTTATGAAAATTCTATAAATGTTAATACAAATATAGAAGATATATATTTAAAATATACCAATAGTAATGTCGAGGAGTGA
- a CDS encoding DJ-1/PfpI family protein — translation MNINILLFNNFETLDIFGPVEILGQIEEYQIHYYSESGGIITNAQKLKIVTEPINSADESGILVIPGGMGTRELVNNTCFLDKLKLIAEKSTYCLSICTGSAVLAKCGVLKNRKATSNKQALEWVKSVSDQVNWIEKARWVADGKYYTSSGISAGIDMTLGFVSDIFGRDKAVKIANDIEYIWNDDCTDDIFAR, via the coding sequence ATGAATATTAATATTCTACTATTTAATAATTTTGAGACTTTAGATATATTTGGACCAGTAGAAATACTAGGACAGATAGAAGAATATCAAATACATTATTATTCAGAAAGTGGAGGTATTATTACTAATGCACAAAAGCTTAAAATTGTAACTGAGCCTATTAATTCAGCAGATGAAAGTGGCATATTAGTTATTCCAGGAGGGATGGGTACAAGAGAATTAGTTAATAATACATGTTTTTTAGATAAATTGAAATTAATTGCAGAGAAATCTACATATTGTTTATCTATATGTACTGGTTCAGCAGTATTAGCAAAGTGTGGAGTTTTAAAGAATAGAAAAGCTACATCTAATAAACAAGCTTTAGAATGGGTAAAATCAGTAAGTGATCAAGTAAACTGGATAGAAAAAGCACGTTGGGTTGCTGATGGAAAGTACTATACGTCATCAGGTATTTCAGCTGGAATTGATATGACATTGGGCTTCGTTTCAGATATATTTGGTAGAGATAAAGCTGTAAAAATTGCTAATGATATTGAATATATATGGAATGATGATTGTACAGATGATATCTTTGCAAGATAA
- a CDS encoding alpha/beta fold hydrolase yields the protein MGYYIKAESNVKIYVEDLNPDGKKTILFLHGWPGSHKLFEYQFDQLPKMGYRCIGIDQRGFGESDKPYKGYDYDRLSDDVRAVVNVLKLNDFTLAGHSTGGAIAIRYMSRHRGYGVSKLALFAAAAPSLIKRRNFPYGLEKEDVIKMINETYNDRPKMLSNFGDIFFFQYVTKAFSDWFFQLGLQAAGWATAAVENTWINEVLFSDLAAINVPTLIIHGIHDKVVPFSLAKVQNQSIKNSKLIPFEFSGHGAFYDQRDKFNEELMKFIEK from the coding sequence ATGGGATATTACATTAAAGCAGAATCCAATGTAAAGATTTATGTAGAAGATCTTAACCCAGATGGCAAGAAGACAATATTATTTTTGCATGGGTGGCCTGGAAGTCATAAGTTGTTTGAATATCAGTTTGATCAGCTTCCTAAAATGGGATATAGATGTATTGGCATAGATCAGAGAGGATTTGGTGAATCGGATAAGCCTTATAAAGGTTATGACTATGATCGATTATCAGATGATGTTAGAGCTGTGGTTAATGTGTTAAAATTAAATGATTTTACATTGGCAGGACATTCAACTGGAGGAGCTATAGCTATTCGATACATGTCTCGTCATAGAGGATATGGAGTATCTAAACTTGCTCTTTTTGCTGCCGCAGCTCCTAGTCTTATCAAACGTCGAAATTTTCCATATGGTTTAGAAAAAGAGGATGTAATTAAAATGATCAATGAAACATACAATGACCGTCCTAAAATGCTGAGCAATTTTGGTGATATTTTTTTCTTTCAGTATGTAACCAAAGCATTTTCTGATTGGTTTTTTCAATTAGGGTTACAGGCAGCAGGCTGGGCAACTGCAGCTGTTGAAAATACATGGATAAATGAAGTACTCTTTTCTGATCTAGCAGCAATAAATGTTCCAACCTTAATTATTCATGGCATTCATGATAAAGTTGTTCCATTTTCACTAGCTAAAGTACAAAATCAAAGTATTAAAAATTCAAAGCTTATACCATTTGAATTTAGTGGTCATGGAGCCTTCTATGATCAACGAGATAAATTTAACGAAGAATTGATGAAATTCATTGAAAAATAA
- a CDS encoding cupin domain-containing protein, which yields MDKVNVYEKLNLFNDHWSPKILGEFNDSYVKVAKFKGEFIRHTHENEDEMFYILKGVLTIKFSDKDVILNEGEFIIIPKGVEHMPVAKEEVHVMLIEAKTTLNTGDVKNERTVEDLDRI from the coding sequence TTGGATAAGGTGAATGTTTATGAAAAATTAAATCTTTTTAATGATCATTGGAGCCCAAAAATTTTAGGTGAATTTAATGATTCTTATGTAAAAGTTGCTAAATTCAAGGGTGAGTTTATACGCCACACTCATGAAAATGAAGATGAAATGTTTTATATTTTAAAAGGAGTACTAACCATTAAATTTAGTGATAAGGATGTAATTTTAAATGAAGGAGAATTTATCATTATTCCAAAAGGTGTTGAACATATGCCTGTTGCTAAAGAGGAAGTTCATGTAATGTTGATTGAGGCAAAAACAACATTAAATACTGGAGATGTTAAAAATGAAAGAACAGTTGAAGACCTTGATAGAATTTAG